Proteins co-encoded in one Armatimonadota bacterium genomic window:
- a CDS encoding FAD-dependent oxidoreductase — MGWDAETDAVVVGGGGCGLAAALTLAQEGFEVVLLEKAPRPGGTTAISTAMIPAAGTAQQRAHGIEDTPAQMAADILAKAGAGADPEHVRVLCEYSAALVAWLQAAGVPLELVVDFRYTGQSVPRFHAPPSRQGRDLVEPLLAAVAATGRVSIATETPAVGLVVGAGGEVLGVEAGRIRERIKARKVVLAACGFGGNPAMVRTHCPEIAGALYFGAPTVTGEAIEWGVALGAATRCMDAYQGHGSVAVPHGVLLSWAVVERGGCVVNVAGERFACEDLGYSPFGARVVAQPGGVAFVVYDGTIDAEMLAHDQNYRDLDALGGIRRAATLSALAARLGVDAAGLERTVAALNAGLATGRDPLGRAPGVRRPLTPPYCGVRVTGALFHTQGGLAIDTSARVLRGDGTPVPNLFAGGGTAVGISGHGAAGYSPGNGLLTALGWGRIAGLTAAAEMRTGR, encoded by the coding sequence GTGGGCTGGGATGCCGAGACGGACGCGGTGGTGGTGGGCGGCGGCGGGTGCGGCCTGGCCGCGGCTCTCACCCTGGCGCAGGAGGGGTTCGAGGTCGTGCTGCTGGAGAAGGCGCCGCGGCCCGGCGGCACCACGGCCATCAGCACGGCCATGATCCCGGCCGCCGGCACCGCCCAGCAGCGCGCCCACGGCATCGAGGACACGCCCGCGCAGATGGCCGCCGACATCCTGGCAAAGGCGGGCGCGGGCGCCGATCCCGAGCACGTGCGGGTGCTGTGCGAGTACTCGGCGGCCCTCGTCGCGTGGTTGCAGGCGGCGGGCGTGCCGTTGGAGCTGGTCGTCGACTTCCGGTACACCGGCCAGTCGGTGCCAAGGTTTCACGCGCCGCCGTCGCGCCAGGGGCGTGACCTGGTCGAGCCGTTGCTGGCTGCGGTGGCTGCAACCGGCCGCGTGTCGATCGCCACCGAGACGCCCGCCGTGGGGCTGGTGGTCGGCGCTGGCGGCGAGGTGCTGGGCGTGGAGGCGGGCCGGATCCGCGAACGGATCAAGGCTCGCAAGGTCGTCCTGGCGGCCTGCGGGTTCGGCGGCAATCCGGCCATGGTGCGCACGCACTGTCCGGAGATCGCCGGGGCGCTCTACTTTGGCGCCCCGACGGTCACGGGCGAGGCAATCGAGTGGGGCGTGGCCCTGGGTGCCGCTACGCGCTGCATGGACGCCTACCAGGGGCACGGGAGCGTGGCAGTGCCCCATGGCGTCCTGCTGAGCTGGGCGGTCGTGGAGCGCGGCGGGTGCGTGGTCAACGTCGCCGGGGAGCGCTTCGCCTGCGAGGACCTGGGCTACAGCCCGTTTGGCGCCCGGGTCGTCGCGCAGCCCGGCGGGGTGGCGTTCGTCGTGTACGACGGGACCATCGACGCCGAGATGCTGGCCCACGACCAGAACTACCGGGACCTCGACGCGCTGGGCGGCATCCGCCGCGCGGCCACCCTGTCGGCGCTGGCCGCGCGGCTGGGCGTCGATGCCGCCGGTCTTGAGCGCACCGTGGCAGCGCTCAATGCGGGGCTGGCCACAGGGCGCGATCCGCTGGGACGCGCTCCCGGAGTCCGCCGGCCCCTCACGCCGCCCTACTGCGGGGTCAGGGTCACGGGGGCACTCTTCCACACCCAGGGCGGCCTGGCGATCGATACCAGCGCGCGCGTCCTGCGGGGCGACGGGACGCCCGTGCCCAACCTGTTCGCCGGCGGCGGCACCGCGGTGGGCATCTCGGGGCACGGCGCGGCCGGCTATTCGCCCGGCAACGGGCTGCTCACGGCGCTGGGGTGGGGCCGCATCGCCGGGCTGACGGCTGCAGCGGAGATGCGCACCGGACGATGA
- a CDS encoding ABC transporter ATP-binding protein: MLRAVHLTAGYGRLAAVRDVSLTVEAGELVAVVGANGAGKTTTLRVLSGLLRPWGGEVWFDGVRIDGRPAHEIVGRGLGHIPEGRRLFPEMTVRENLEMGAYPRHAKAARRQTLELVFTLFPVLRDRQRQLAGTLSGGEQQMLAIGRGLMGRPRLLLLDEPSIGLAPLMVARIFEVVAAINREGIAVLLVEQNVHHALQLARRAYVLEHGAVVAEGEGRALLQRDELRRACLGG; the protein is encoded by the coding sequence TTGCTTAGGGCGGTGCACCTGACCGCAGGGTACGGCCGGCTGGCCGCGGTGCGCGACGTGAGCCTGACCGTGGAGGCCGGCGAGCTGGTGGCCGTGGTGGGCGCCAACGGCGCCGGGAAGACCACGACGCTGCGCGTGCTGTCCGGCCTGCTCCGACCGTGGGGCGGCGAGGTCTGGTTCGACGGCGTCCGCATCGACGGTCGTCCCGCCCACGAGATCGTCGGGCGCGGCCTGGGCCACATCCCCGAAGGCCGGCGGCTGTTCCCGGAGATGACGGTCCGCGAGAACCTCGAGATGGGCGCCTACCCGCGCCACGCCAAGGCCGCGCGCCGCCAGACGCTGGAGCTGGTCTTCACGCTGTTCCCCGTGCTGCGCGACCGACAGCGCCAGCTGGCGGGTACGCTGTCGGGCGGCGAGCAGCAGATGCTGGCCATCGGGCGCGGGCTGATGGGCCGGCCCCGTCTGCTGCTGCTGGACGAGCCGTCGATCGGCCTGGCCCCGCTGATGGTGGCGCGCATCTTCGAGGTCGTGGCGGCCATCAACCGCGAGGGTATCGCCGTGCTGCTCGTCGAGCAGAACGTGCATCACGCCCTGCAGCTGGCCCGGCGGGCCTACGTGCTGGAGCACGGTGCGGTGGTGGCCGAGGGCGAGGGCCGCGCGTTGCTGCAGCGCGACGAACTGCGCCGGGCGTGCCTGGGCGGGTGA
- a CDS encoding ABC transporter ATP-binding protein: MSLLAVEGVTRRFGGLVAVDRVSLQVEAGEVVGLIGPNGAGKTTLFHLISGFLRPDAGRVVFAGRDLAGLRPFEICRLGLVRTFQIVRPFAELSVQRNVLVGALARGASMREAQRIARECLAFVGLAGRAQVPARDLTISDQRRLELARALATRPRLLLLDEVMAGLTPREVEVMSELVRQLPVRGVTVLWIEHVMRAVMRVCTRVIVLHHGEKIADGPPAHVARDPRVVDAYLGEVALLA; the protein is encoded by the coding sequence ATGAGCCTGCTGGCGGTGGAGGGCGTCACGCGGCGCTTCGGCGGCCTGGTGGCCGTGGACCGCGTGAGCCTGCAGGTGGAGGCCGGCGAGGTGGTGGGGCTGATCGGCCCCAACGGCGCCGGAAAGACCACGCTCTTCCACCTCATCTCGGGGTTCCTCCGGCCCGATGCCGGACGGGTCGTGTTCGCCGGTCGTGATCTAGCGGGCCTGCGGCCGTTCGAGATCTGTCGTCTGGGGCTGGTCCGCACCTTCCAGATCGTCCGGCCCTTCGCCGAGCTGTCGGTCCAGCGCAACGTGCTGGTGGGCGCGCTGGCGCGCGGGGCAAGCATGCGCGAGGCGCAGCGCATCGCCCGGGAGTGCCTGGCGTTCGTGGGGCTGGCCGGGCGCGCGCAGGTCCCGGCCCGCGACCTCACCATCAGCGACCAGCGGCGGCTGGAGCTCGCCCGGGCACTGGCCACGCGCCCGCGCCTGCTGCTGCTCGACGAGGTCATGGCCGGATTGACCCCGCGGGAAGTGGAGGTCATGAGCGAGCTGGTGCGTCAGCTGCCCGTCCGGGGAGTCACGGTGCTGTGGATCGAGCACGTCATGCGGGCGGTCATGCGGGTCTGCACCCGCGTGATCGTGCTGCACCACGGCGAGAAGATCGCCGACGGTCCGCCCGCACACGTCGCCAGGGACCCGCGCGTCGTGGACGCCTACCTGGGCGAGGTGGCCCTCCTTGCTTAG
- a CDS encoding branched-chain amino acid ABC transporter permease codes for MAEPAAVVEAPGRARTVPALVAAAVLAAAVAVPLVASPYVLRVLIMTLYGAYLAQCWNLVGGYAGQFSFGHATFFGIGAYTTALLFARGGLTPWLGMLVGAVLAAAAGGVIGALSFRYGLRGPYFGLVTLAFAEVCRIAVTNWRALGGAMGVLVPLRPSLATFQFPEPWAYYYVILVMTVGLTAAAAALERSRLGLFMEAVREDVDAAEALGVDTTRTRLVAMGASAAATALAGTFYVQFFSYIDPHLAFGIDVSVAAILPNIIGGAGTALGPLAGSVLLVPLGEWMRAYLGGYRGVHLMIYGALLVVAIMALPHGLVGAVRRWRERPR; via the coding sequence GTGGCTGAGCCCGCGGCGGTCGTCGAGGCGCCTGGGCGCGCCCGCACCGTGCCCGCCCTGGTGGCGGCCGCGGTGCTGGCGGCGGCGGTCGCGGTGCCGCTGGTGGCCAGTCCGTATGTGCTGCGCGTGCTGATCATGACCCTCTACGGCGCCTACCTGGCCCAGTGCTGGAACCTGGTGGGCGGCTACGCGGGCCAGTTCTCGTTCGGGCACGCCACGTTCTTCGGCATCGGCGCCTATACCACGGCGCTGCTGTTCGCCCGCGGCGGCCTCACCCCCTGGCTGGGCATGCTGGTGGGGGCCGTGCTGGCCGCGGCCGCCGGCGGGGTCATCGGTGCCCTGAGCTTCCGCTACGGGCTGCGCGGGCCGTACTTCGGGCTGGTCACCCTGGCCTTCGCCGAGGTTTGCCGCATCGCCGTCACCAACTGGCGGGCGCTGGGCGGCGCCATGGGCGTGCTGGTGCCCCTGCGGCCGTCGCTCGCCACGTTCCAGTTTCCCGAGCCATGGGCCTACTACTACGTGATCCTGGTGATGACCGTCGGGCTGACGGCGGCGGCCGCCGCGCTGGAGCGCTCCCGGCTGGGCCTGTTCATGGAGGCGGTGCGGGAGGACGTCGACGCCGCGGAGGCGCTGGGCGTGGACACGACGCGCACCCGCCTGGTGGCCATGGGCGCCAGCGCGGCCGCCACGGCGCTGGCCGGGACCTTCTACGTGCAGTTCTTCTCCTACATCGATCCTCACCTGGCGTTCGGCATCGACGTGTCGGTGGCGGCGATCCTGCCCAACATCATCGGCGGGGCGGGCACGGCCCTGGGCCCGCTGGCCGGGAGCGTGCTCCTGGTGCCGCTGGGCGAGTGGATGCGCGCCTACCTGGGCGGCTACCGCGGCGTGCACCTGATGATCTACGGTGCGCTGCTGGTGGTGGCCATCATGGCCCTGCCCCACGGCCTGGTCGGGGCCGTGCGGCGCTGGCGCGAGCGCCCTCGATGA
- a CDS encoding branched-chain amino acid ABC transporter permease: MLLLVGQAAVTGLLTGAVYALVAVGLTLIFGVMRVVNFAHGALLMLGMYTAYWLFVLWGVPPYLALPVVFVLLFLLGAGIQRGLLQPIAGAPQHTQLLLTLGVMLILENLALFLWSPDFRTLRIAWLEGAVPLGPLLLNKPRLIACVGAVTLTAALYLFLAFTEPGRAIRATAQDPVGAALVGVDVARINTFTFGLGAACAGMAGALITPYLYTAPHVGHVFLLYGFVVVVLGGLGSFTGALAGGLLIGVGEALGAALLPGSLKELVVYGIFILALLFRPTGLFGVRQRG; the protein is encoded by the coding sequence ATGCTGCTGCTGGTCGGGCAGGCAGCCGTCACCGGCCTGCTCACCGGGGCGGTGTACGCCCTGGTGGCCGTGGGCCTCACCCTGATCTTCGGGGTGATGCGCGTCGTGAACTTCGCCCACGGCGCCCTGCTGATGCTGGGCATGTACACCGCCTACTGGCTCTTCGTGCTCTGGGGCGTGCCCCCGTACCTGGCGCTGCCGGTGGTCTTCGTGCTGCTGTTCCTGCTGGGCGCGGGCATCCAGCGCGGCCTGCTGCAGCCCATCGCGGGGGCGCCCCAGCACACCCAGCTGCTGCTCACCCTCGGCGTGATGTTGATCCTGGAGAACCTCGCGCTGTTCCTGTGGAGCCCCGACTTCCGCACGCTGCGCATCGCGTGGCTGGAGGGCGCGGTGCCCCTGGGCCCGCTGTTGCTCAACAAGCCGCGGCTCATCGCGTGCGTCGGCGCGGTGACGCTCACGGCCGCGCTCTACCTGTTCCTGGCGTTCACCGAACCCGGACGCGCGATCCGGGCCACCGCCCAGGATCCCGTGGGCGCCGCGCTGGTGGGCGTCGACGTCGCCCGGATCAACACCTTCACCTTCGGGCTGGGGGCGGCCTGTGCCGGCATGGCGGGCGCCCTGATCACGCCCTACCTGTACACGGCACCCCACGTGGGGCACGTGTTCCTGCTCTATGGCTTCGTCGTGGTGGTCCTGGGCGGACTCGGCAGCTTCACCGGCGCGCTGGCCGGGGGGCTGCTGATCGGCGTCGGGGAAGCGTTGGGCGCGGCCCTGCTGCCCGGATCCCTCAAGGAGCTGGTCGTCTACGGCATCTTCATCCTGGCGCTCCTGTTCCGGCCCACGGGACTGTTCGGGGTGCGGCAGCGTGGCTGA
- a CDS encoding ABC transporter substrate-binding protein has product MSRLTRRAFIKRAGALGGAAALTHLPPWALHVAGAAPADVKIGHLHPLSGGLALEGGEMRDAILLAADDVNRAGGIRSLGGARVTVLHGNTEGSPDKGAAEAERLIGEGVVGLLGAYQSAVAFVTTQVAERRRIPYVITVAVADEILERGFQYAFRVQPNSTAMAQYAIEYIVTLGRQAKTAVNTVTIMHESSIFGVSIGDRLVRFAGQAGLRVLERIVYPTATADVTTECTKVRAASPDVALFTGYFRDGVLVARTIREVGLRTKAVVGVANGAFSHPRFAAEAGPLASEHVMDSNYYYNPVNPRTRGVFRAYRERFNRDMSTHAVYAYAATRVLLDAVERAGSTDPTRIRAALAATTLRDHILPQAEIKFDGKGENVNARPVLLQVRGGAPRVVLPERYSEMTAVFPVT; this is encoded by the coding sequence ATGAGCAGGCTCACACGGCGCGCCTTCATCAAGCGCGCGGGAGCGTTGGGTGGGGCGGCGGCGTTGACGCACCTGCCGCCCTGGGCGCTGCACGTGGCCGGGGCCGCGCCGGCCGACGTGAAGATCGGTCACCTGCACCCGCTCTCGGGCGGGCTGGCGCTGGAGGGCGGGGAGATGCGCGACGCCATCCTGCTGGCCGCCGACGACGTCAACCGGGCCGGCGGGATCCGGTCGCTGGGCGGTGCCCGGGTGACGGTCCTGCACGGCAACACCGAGGGCTCGCCCGACAAGGGTGCCGCCGAGGCCGAGCGGCTGATCGGGGAGGGCGTCGTCGGGTTGCTGGGCGCCTACCAGAGCGCCGTGGCGTTCGTCACCACCCAGGTGGCCGAGCGGCGTCGGATCCCCTACGTCATCACGGTGGCCGTGGCCGACGAGATCCTGGAGCGCGGCTTCCAGTACGCGTTCCGGGTCCAGCCCAACTCCACGGCCATGGCCCAGTACGCCATCGAGTACATCGTGACGCTGGGCCGGCAGGCAAAGACCGCCGTGAACACCGTGACCATCATGCACGAGTCGAGCATCTTCGGCGTCTCCATCGGCGACCGCCTGGTCCGGTTCGCCGGTCAGGCCGGGCTGCGGGTGCTGGAGCGGATCGTCTACCCCACCGCCACCGCCGACGTCACCACGGAGTGCACCAAGGTGCGGGCCGCCAGCCCCGACGTGGCCCTGTTCACCGGCTACTTCCGTGACGGCGTGCTGGTGGCGCGCACCATCCGTGAGGTGGGCCTGCGCACCAAGGCGGTGGTGGGCGTGGCCAACGGCGCGTTCAGCCATCCGCGGTTCGCCGCGGAGGCGGGCCCGCTGGCCAGCGAGCACGTCATGGACTCCAACTACTACTACAACCCGGTGAACCCGCGCACCCGCGGCGTCTTCCGCGCCTACCGCGAGCGCTTCAACCGGGACATGTCCACCCACGCGGTCTACGCCTACGCGGCCACGCGGGTACTGCTGGACGCCGTGGAGCGCGCGGGCTCGACCGACCCCACGCGGATCCGCGCGGCGCTGGCGGCCACCACCCTGCGGGACCACATCCTGCCCCAGGCGGAGATCAAGTTCGACGGCAAGGGTGAGAACGTCAACGCCCGGCCGGTGCTCCTGCAGGTCCGGGGCGGGGCCCCGCGCGTGGTCCTGCCCGAACGGTACAGCGAGATGACGGCCGTGTTCCCCGTCACCTGA
- a CDS encoding IclR family transcriptional regulator, which translates to MSDARASAAVRSVERALDVLRCFDFDAPTLGVSQIARRLHLAKSTVHRLLTTLERRGFVRQDAATGTYQPGLELFRLGRVVQNGMELRAQALPIMRRLQLACGETVNLNIVVGRARVCIEKVESRHDVRHFVELGKPLPLYVGASGKVLLAHLPPAEVAAVLQEARREGRVDNAYLAALPQQLAAIRRRGYAAGASERVQGAFSVSAPVRDHTGAVIAGLTISGPVLRLRPGDLARFGRMVRAAAGELSAAMGHLAPAHRRPSRDRQTTTRRRAPQRRTRR; encoded by the coding sequence GTGAGCGACGCACGGGCGTCGGCCGCCGTCCGCAGCGTCGAGCGCGCGCTGGACGTGCTGCGCTGCTTCGACTTCGACGCGCCCACGCTGGGCGTGAGCCAGATCGCCCGGCGGCTCCACCTGGCCAAGAGCACGGTGCACCGCCTGCTGACCACCCTGGAGCGCCGGGGCTTCGTGCGGCAGGATGCGGCCACGGGCACCTACCAGCCGGGGCTGGAGCTGTTCCGCCTGGGCCGGGTGGTCCAGAACGGCATGGAGCTCCGCGCCCAGGCCCTGCCGATCATGCGACGGCTGCAGCTGGCCTGCGGCGAGACGGTCAACCTGAACATCGTCGTGGGCCGGGCGCGGGTGTGCATCGAGAAGGTCGAGAGCCGGCACGACGTGCGCCACTTCGTCGAACTGGGCAAGCCCCTGCCCCTCTACGTGGGGGCGTCGGGGAAGGTGCTGCTGGCGCACCTGCCGCCGGCCGAGGTTGCGGCGGTGCTGCAGGAGGCCCGGCGGGAAGGCCGCGTGGACAACGCCTACCTGGCCGCGCTGCCCCAGCAGCTGGCGGCGATCCGGCGGCGCGGGTACGCCGCCGGCGCCAGCGAACGGGTGCAGGGGGCCTTCTCGGTCAGCGCTCCGGTGCGCGATCACACGGGCGCGGTGATCGCGGGGCTGACGATCTCCGGACCGGTGCTGCGGCTCCGGCCCGGCGACCTCGCGCGGTTTGGCCGCATGGTGCGTGCGGCCGCCGGCGAGCTCTCCGCGGCGATGGGCCACCTGGCCCCCGCCCATCGCCGCCCGTCAAGGGACCGACAGACGACGACACGGCGGCGAGCGCCGCAAAGGAGGACGAGACGATGA
- a CDS encoding oxaloacetate decarboxylase — protein MSTARTLRQRLAHGPIVVAPGAPDALTARIVERAGFEAVYFTGAGVAYTHLGAPDLGLVSLTEMTMRLAAVVEATRLPVIADADTGYGGALNVRRTVREFERAGAAAIQLEDQVFPKRCGHLDGKRVVPVEEMVGKIRAALDARRDPDTLLIARTDARAPLGLEAALERAHRYRDAGADVLFVEAPASRDELARIASSLPPPVVANMVEGGRTPLCAAHELEAMGYRLVIFPGAAVRAAAAAVVKVMDALKRHGTTAGVLDAMLSFGELNALLGLPAWRDLEARVEGRL, from the coding sequence GTGAGCACGGCGCGCACGCTGCGCCAGCGGCTGGCACACGGGCCGATCGTGGTCGCCCCGGGCGCGCCCGACGCGCTGACGGCGCGCATCGTCGAGCGCGCCGGCTTCGAGGCCGTCTACTTCACCGGCGCGGGCGTGGCGTACACGCACCTGGGCGCGCCCGACCTGGGGCTGGTGAGCCTGACGGAGATGACCATGCGCCTGGCCGCCGTGGTGGAAGCCACCCGGCTGCCGGTGATCGCCGACGCCGATACCGGGTACGGCGGCGCGCTGAACGTCCGCCGCACGGTGCGGGAGTTCGAGCGGGCCGGCGCCGCGGCGATCCAGCTCGAGGACCAGGTGTTCCCCAAGCGCTGCGGGCACCTGGACGGGAAGCGCGTGGTGCCCGTCGAGGAGATGGTGGGCAAGATCCGGGCCGCGCTGGACGCGCGCCGCGACCCGGATACGCTCCTCATCGCGCGCACCGACGCCCGTGCGCCGCTCGGCCTGGAGGCGGCGCTGGAGCGGGCGCACCGCTACCGGGACGCGGGGGCGGACGTGCTGTTCGTCGAGGCGCCAGCCTCGCGCGACGAGCTGGCGCGCATCGCTTCATCACTTCCGCCGCCGGTCGTGGCCAACATGGTGGAAGGCGGCCGCACGCCGCTGTGTGCGGCCCACGAGCTGGAGGCCATGGGCTACCGCCTCGTCATCTTCCCGGGAGCGGCCGTGCGGGCAGCGGCAGCGGCCGTGGTGAAGGTCATGGACGCCCTCAAGCGTCACGGCACGACGGCAGGCGTGCTGGACGCCATGCTGTCGTTCGGCGAGCTCAACGCGTTGCTGGGCCTGCCGGCGTGGCGCGACCTGGAGGCGCGCGTCGAGGGACGCCTGTGA
- a CDS encoding 3-isopropylmalate dehydratase, with protein MRPVLEGRAWVVGDHVNTDQILPGRYLDRPVEEVGQYVFAGLDPEGARAPAPGDVVVAGVNFGCGSSREAAVLALLQAGVAAVVARSFARIFFRNAINNGLPAVIVPAVDGIIAGDLLRVDLVARAVTNLRTGAVLPVLNLTGTSREILEHGGIVPFTLARLQRRAQR; from the coding sequence ATGCGCCCGGTCCTCGAAGGCCGCGCGTGGGTGGTCGGCGACCACGTCAACACCGACCAGATCCTGCCCGGGCGCTACCTCGACCGGCCGGTGGAGGAAGTGGGCCAGTACGTGTTCGCGGGCCTCGACCCAGAGGGCGCCCGCGCTCCGGCGCCCGGCGACGTGGTCGTCGCCGGCGTCAACTTCGGCTGCGGCTCCAGCCGCGAGGCCGCGGTGCTGGCCCTCCTGCAGGCAGGCGTCGCCGCAGTGGTGGCCCGCTCGTTCGCGCGGATCTTCTTCCGCAACGCCATCAACAACGGCCTGCCGGCGGTCATCGTCCCCGCCGTCGACGGTATCATCGCCGGCGACCTGCTGCGCGTCGACCTTGTGGCCCGGGCGGTGACCAACCTCCGCACCGGCGCCGTGCTGCCCGTGCTGAACCTCACCGGGACCTCCCGGGAGATCCTGGAGCACGGCGGCATCGTGCCCTTCACGCTGGCCCGCCTGCAGCGGAGGGCGCAGCGGTGA
- a CDS encoding aconitase/3-isopropylmalate dehydratase large subunit family protein yields MSSQTGAARPMTLTEKIIARAAGQAAVAPGDEVWAAVDLAAMHDSSGPRRIAGTLERLGGRLWDRDRVVLAVDHFTPAATVRHAEILATTRRWAREAALRHFFDGVGIMHNVLLEEGLALPGTLIVGADSHTVTAGAVGALAVGVGATELATVLVTGEIWLRVPPTVLVRFEGALPPYLTARDLAMAVLRDLRADFAIYRAVEFAGPTVESMALDERAVLTNQAIEMGAKNGIVPPSGPVLARYGAAAAAAGRPLAGDPGCAYEAVHAFDAAALPPLVAAPPNVDNVHPVADLGGLPLDRAYLGSCVGGKAHDLRAAARVLRGRRVRIPLQVTPATQRVVEETLEDGTLGALVAAGAVIAAPGCGACAGLHGGLLGPGERCVASVTRNFPGRMGAPSAEIYLASPLTVAASAVTGRLTDPRELL; encoded by the coding sequence ATGAGCAGCCAGACAGGTGCGGCCCGCCCCATGACGCTGACCGAGAAGATCATCGCCCGCGCCGCCGGCCAGGCCGCGGTCGCCCCCGGTGACGAGGTGTGGGCGGCCGTGGACCTGGCGGCCATGCACGACTCGTCGGGCCCGCGGCGCATCGCCGGCACCCTCGAGCGCCTGGGCGGCCGGCTGTGGGATCGCGATCGCGTCGTGCTGGCCGTCGACCACTTCACGCCCGCGGCGACGGTGCGCCACGCCGAGATCCTGGCCACCACCCGGCGGTGGGCGCGGGAGGCCGCGCTGCGCCACTTCTTCGACGGTGTCGGCATCATGCACAACGTGCTGCTGGAGGAAGGCCTGGCGCTGCCCGGCACGTTGATCGTGGGCGCCGACTCGCACACCGTGACGGCGGGCGCCGTCGGGGCCCTGGCCGTGGGCGTGGGGGCCACGGAGCTCGCCACCGTGCTGGTCACGGGCGAGATCTGGCTGCGGGTGCCGCCCACGGTGCTGGTCCGGTTCGAGGGCGCGCTGCCGCCGTACCTCACCGCGCGCGACCTAGCCATGGCGGTGCTGCGCGACCTGCGGGCCGACTTCGCCATCTACCGGGCCGTGGAGTTCGCCGGGCCGACGGTCGAGAGCATGGCGCTCGACGAGCGGGCGGTCCTGACCAACCAGGCGATCGAGATGGGCGCGAAGAACGGGATCGTGCCACCCAGCGGGCCGGTGCTGGCCCGCTACGGGGCCGCGGCGGCTGCCGCCGGACGCCCGCTGGCCGGAGATCCGGGGTGCGCGTACGAGGCGGTCCACGCGTTCGATGCGGCGGCGCTCCCGCCGTTGGTGGCGGCGCCGCCAAACGTCGACAACGTCCACCCGGTGGCCGATCTCGGGGGGCTGCCACTGGACCGCGCCTACCTCGGCTCGTGCGTCGGCGGCAAGGCTCACGATCTGCGGGCGGCTGCGCGGGTGCTGCGGGGCCGGCGCGTCCGCATTCCGTTGCAGGTGACGCCGGCGACACAGCGGGTCGTCGAGGAGACGCTGGAGGACGGCACGCTGGGCGCCCTGGTGGCCGCTGGCGCGGTCATCGCGGCGCCCGGCTGCGGGGCGTGCGCCGGCCTCCACGGCGGGTTGCTCGGCCCGGGCGAGCGGTGCGTCGCCTCGGTCACCCGCAACTTCCCCGGGCGCATGGGCGCGCCCTCGGCCGAGATCTACCTGGCCTCCCCGCTAACCGTGGCAGCCTCCGCCGTCACCGGCCGGCTGACCGATCCCCGGGAGCTGCTGTGA